Proteins from one Elgaria multicarinata webbii isolate HBS135686 ecotype San Diego chromosome 3, rElgMul1.1.pri, whole genome shotgun sequence genomic window:
- the APOF gene encoding apolipoprotein F — translation MNTRENKDLNKRFDMHLPSPAVVLTFLGLLHHGLEGHFLPKGDLRDRATEAHQSTSDSSPDPLRTLLSSISSKSPQPQLPAKGISCEDLMPDALGDFANLPQKSQNIIRAALTLALQGAGCSQHAETQILQLHKELGQESADDLLLMLAGALGTADSPGESNKSVALHFNLDQLGPLQARHCQGLMRVNGSALQGQVHGVYGGFQEAAAACQRLGDSCAGVASDGTGSFQVVDQAGSYFLPCNSTHSWLHQCHRLARFRRSTGCLSKKEEDVHSVVEWIPAVSTYYNLGSSIYYAAVGCTDLAKDRALEGVMDIGYDALVAMTGGAGTVVRVAAGAAIKPAYKDGMRRLISLFTHEEPYPVPTSYSGPVTII, via the exons ATGAACACAAGAGAGAACAAG GACCTGAACAAGCGATTCGACATGCACCTGCCATCGCCTGCGGTTGTTTTGACTTTCCTTGGCCTGCTGCATCATGGATTGGAAGGGCACTTTCTGCCCAAGGGTGACCTGAGAGACCGTGCTACCGAAGCCCACCAGTCCACTTCCGACTCCAGCCCTGATCCTCTCCGCACCCTACTCAGTTCCATTTCCTCCAAATCCCCCCAGCCCCAGTTGCCCGCAAAAGGCATTTCCTGTGAAGACTTGATGCCTGATGCCCTAGGCGACTTTGCCAACTTGCCCCAGAAGTCCCAGAACATCATTCGAGCTGCATTGACACTTGCCTTGCAGGGTGCCGGCTGCAGCCAGCATGCAGAAACCCAGATCCTGCAGctccacaaggagctgggacaggaaAGTGCTGATGACTTGCTgcttatgctggcaggggctttggGCACAGCTGATTCCCCTGGGGAGAGCAACAAGAGTGTCGCCTTACACTTCAACCTGGATCAGCTAGGCCCTCTACAAGCTCGGCATTGCCAAGGTCTGATGCGAGTTAATGGATCTGCCCTGCAAGGCCAGGTGCATGGCGTCTACGGAGGTTTTcaggaagctgctgctgcttgtcaACGTCTGGGAGACTCTTGTGCTGGAGTAGCCTCCGACGGCACCGGTTCCTTCCAAGTGGTGGATCAAGCCGGAAGTTACTTCCTGCCGTGCAACAGTACCCATTCCTGGTTGCATCAGTGTCACAGGCTCGCAAGATTCCGGCGTTCTACTGGATGTTTgagcaaaaaggaggaagatGTACATTCTGTGGTGGAGTGGATCCCTGCAGTCAGCACCTATTACAACCTCGGGTCCAGCATATACTATGCAGCTGTGGGCTGCACGGACCTAGCAAAAGATCGTGCTCTAGAGGGGGTCATGGACATAGGCTATGATGCGCTGGTAGCTATGACAGGTGGGGCAGGTACCGTTGTTCGAGTGGCAGCTGGAGCAGCAATAAAGCCAGCATACAAAGATGGTATGCGTAGGTTGATCAGCCTCTTCACCCATGAAGAGCCTTATCCAGTCCCCACCAGCTATTCCGGCCCAGTTACCATCATCTAG